A stretch of Henckelia pumila isolate YLH828 chromosome 4, ASM3356847v2, whole genome shotgun sequence DNA encodes these proteins:
- the LOC140865899 gene encoding pleiotropic drug resistance protein 3-like isoform X2: MAQLIGVNEIESFRNELSEIGRSFRASLRRHASSFRSLGSDWNFDLDDDAKLQWAEIDRLPTFERLKSSLFDEDDEDGDGIRGKRVVDVTKLGAQERHVFIGKLIKHIEHDNLELLHKIRKRMDKVGVKLPTIEVRYTNLSIEAECEVVYGKPLPTLWNSFKTMISDIVRLPGLQSQKAHINIINNVSGLIKPGRLTLLLGPPGCGKTTLLKSLSGNLDKSLKVTGEVSYNGYTFDEFVAQKTSAYISQYDLHIPEMTVRETLDFSSQCQGIGSRAEIMTELTRREKEAKIIPDPDIDTYMKAISLEGQKTNLQTDYILKILGLDICADTLFGDAMRRGISGGQKKRLTTGEMIVGPTKALFMDEISSGLDSSTTYQVISFLQQLAHITDATILVSLLQPAPETFDLFDDVILMGEGNIAYHGPRTDILEFFRTCGFHCPERKGVADFLQEVISRKDQEQYWHEAQKPYSYVSIDTFSRKYKESMQGKKLNVELSIPFDKSKSHKNAISFSAYSLPKWTLFRSCMSRELLLMKRNSFVYIFKVVQLVIIASVSMTVFLRTQMGIDLVHANNYLGALFYSLIVVLIDGMPELSMTVSRLAVFYKQRDLHFYPAWAYAVPATILKIPLSLLSALAWTSLIYYVIGYSPEPGRFFRHMMIICAVHMASISMFRFLASIFRTMVASTTAGSLAIVFVMLFSGFLIPRPSMPSWLKWAFWVSPLSYGEIGLSINEFLAPRWQKELSGNTTLGHQTLENRGLNFGGDYFWISIGALFGLTVLFNIGFILALSFLKSSGSRVIISSDKLSQLHGSKESKNKIRGEEKMRDHPPTTTEKMVLPCEPLSISFQDVQYYIETPMAMKEHGNTQKKRQLLCDITGAFRPGILTALMGVSGAGKTTLLDVLSGRKTVGIVEGEIRIGGYPKVQRTFARISGYCEQSDIHSPQITVEESVVFSAWLRLQSHINPKTKYEFVKEVLETIELDGIKDALVGIPGVTGLSTEQRKRLTIAVELVANPSIIFMDEPTTGLDARSAAIVMRAVKNVANTGRTIVCTIHQPSIDIFEAFDELVLLKAGGHMIYCGPLGQHSCKVIEYFEGISGVPRIRDNYNPATWMLEVTSTSSEAELGIDFAQIYKNSALHEENKELVRKLSLPLSGSKDLHFPTTYSQNGWEQFKACLWKQHWSYWRSPSYNLMRSLHMLFASFLFGFLFWGQGKKIHNQQSLFTLLGSMYSSTLFCGINNSASVLPYVSTERTVLYRERFAGMYASWAYSAAQVIIEIPYLLAQAIAFTAITYPMIGYYWSAYKIFWYFYSMFCSLLYFTYLGMLLISITPSFPVAAISQSAFYTFLNLFSGFLIPRPQIPKWWIWFYYVVPTSWTLNGMLNSQFGDIGKQIVVFGENKRIEDFLRDYFGYHHDMLPLVGVLLMLYPIAFASLFAFCIQNLNFQRR, from the exons ATGGCGCAGCTGATTGGAGTGAATGAGATTGAATCATTCAGGAATGAGCTCTCGGAGATTGGGAGAAGCTTCAGAGCATCCTTGCGTCGTCATGCATCGAGTTTTCGGAGCTTGGGTTCGGATTGGAACTTTGACTTGGACGATGATGCTAAGCTGCAGTGGGCTGAAATCGACAGGCTGCCGACTTTTGAGCGCTTGAAATCTTCTTTgttcgatgaagatgatgaagatggaGATGGGATCAGAGGGAAAAGAGTGGTTGATGTTACTAAGCTTGGTGCACAGGAAAGGCATGTGTTCATTGGGAAACTTATCAAACACATTGAGCATGATAACCTCGAATTGCTGCATAAAATTCGAAAAAGAATGGACAa AGTTGGTGTAAAACTGCCCACCATTGAGGTGAGGTACACGAATTTGAGTATAGAAGCTGAGTGTGAAGTTGTTTATGGAAAGCCCCTCCCTACTCTTTGGAATTCTTTTAAAACCATGATATCG GATATTGTCAGGCTTCCTGGTTTGCAGTCACAAAAGGCACATATAAACATCATTAACAATGTTAGTGGCTTGATTAAGCCCGGAAG ATTGACTCTATTACTTGGTCCTCCGGGGTGTGGGAAGACTACACTATTGAAGTCTTTATCAGGAAATTTGGACAAATCATTAAAG GTTACTGGTGAGGTCTCATACAATGGATACACATTTGATGAGTTTGTAGCCCAGAAAACCTCAGCTTATATAAGTCAATATGATTTGCATATCCCGGAAATGACCGTCAGGGAAACACTTGATTTTTCATCTCAATGTCAGGGTATTGGTAGCAGAGCAG AAATCATGACTGAGCTTACAAGAAGAGAGAAAGAAGCAAAAATCATACCAGATCCGGATATAGATACTTACATGAAG GCAATCTCTTTGGAAGGTCAAAAGACAAATCTTCAAACAGACTACATATTGAAA ATTCTTGGTCTCGATATCTGTGCTGATACATTATTTGGAGATGCCATGAGGAGAGGTATTTCTGGTGGTCAGAAGAAGAGACTGACAACAG GTGAGATGATTGTTGGGCCGACAAAAGCTTTATTCATGGATGAAATTTCGAGTGGTTTGGACAGCTCGACCACATATCAGGTCATCAGCTTCCTTCAACAACTGGCACACATCACAGATGCCACAATACTTGTTTCACTTCTCCAGCCAGCACCGGAAACCTTTGATCTCTTTGATGATGTTATCTTGATGGGAGAAGGGAATATCGCCTATCATGGACCCCGAACtgatattttggaattttttagGACTTGTGGGTTTCATTGTCCTGAAAGAAAAGGAGTGGCTGACTTTCTCCAGGAG GTTATATCAAGAAAAGATCAAGAACAATACTGGCACGAAGCTCAAAAACCTTACAGTTATGTTTCTATTGATACATTTTCAAGGAAATACAAGGAGTCTATGCAAGGAAAGAAGCTTAATGTAGAACTCTCCATTCCATTTGACAAGTCGAAGAGCCACAAGAATGCAATAAGTTTTAGTGCATATTCTTTGCCGAAATGGACTCTTTTTAGATCTTGTATGTCAAGAGAACTTCTTCTCATGAAAAGGAATTCGTTTGTTTACATATTCAAAGTTGTTCAG CTTGTCATCATAGCATCTGTATCGATGACTGTATTCTTGAGGACACAGATGGGCATTGATCTCGTCCACGCAAATAACTACTTGGGAGCACTATTTTATTCTCTGATAGTTGTTCTTATTGATGGAATGCCCGAGCTCTCGATGACCGTCTCAAGGCTTGCAGTTTTCTACAAACAGAGAGATTTACATTTTTACCCTGCTTGGGCATATGCAGTTCCAGCTACCATTCTCAAGATTCCTCTCTCGTTGCTGTCGGCTTTAGCCTGGACTTCTCTTATTTATTACGTCATTGGATATAGCCCAGAGCCTGGGAG GTTTTTTCGTCACATGATGATAATATGTGCTGTCCACATGGCCTCAATCTCTATGTTCCGGTTCTTGGCATCTATTTTTCGTACTATGGTCGCGTCTACAACAGCTGGTAGTTTGGCAATAGTGTTCGTGATGCTATTCAGTGGCTTTTTGATTCCAAGAC CATCCATGCCTTCTTGGTTAAAATGGGCATTTTGGGTTTCTCCATTATCCTACGGTGAAATAGGCCTTTCGATAAATGAATTTCTAGCACCAAGATGGCAAAAG GAGCTATCAGGAAATACCACATTGGGACATCAGACACTCGAAAACCGTGGGCTAAATTTCGGAGGAGATTATTTTTGGATATCAATAGGTGCCTTGTTTGGACTGACAGTGCTCTTCAACATTGGGTTCATATTGGCCTTAAGTTTCTTAAAAT CATCTGGTTCTCGTGTCATCATTTCAAGTGACAAACTCTCTCAACTACATGGAAGTAAAGAATCGAAGAACAAAATTCGAGGAGAAGAAAAAATGCGAGATCATCCTCCAACAACTA CAGAAAAAATGGTTTTACCTTGTGAACCCCTGAGTATATCTTTCCAAGACGTTCAATATTACATTGAAACACCAATG GCCATGAAGGAGCATGGTAACACTCAGAAAAAGCGCCAACTTTTATGTGATATAACTGGTGCATTTAGACCCGGTATTCTTACTGCTCTCATGGGCGTCAGTGGAGCGGGGAAAACAACCCTTCTTGATGTACTCTCTGGTAGGAAAACTGTTGGCATTGTGGAAGGAGAAATAAGAATTGGGGGGTATCCAAAAGTTCAAAGGACATTCGCAAGGATTTCAGGTTACTGTGAACAATCTGACATACATTCTCCTCAAATTACAGTGGAAGAATCAGTGGTATTTTCAGCTTGGCTACGCCTTCAATCCCATATCAATCCAAAGACAAAATAT GAATTCGTTAAAGAAGTTCTTGAAACCATTGAGCTTGATGGAATAAAAGATGCATTAGTGGGTATTCCTGGTGTTACCGGTTTGTCAACTGAGCAAAGGAAGCGGTTGACAATAGCTGTGGAACTTGTAGCGAACCCCTCAATAATCTTCATGGACGAGCCAACAACTGGACTAGATGCCAGGTCAGCAGCAATCGTTATGCGGGCAGTAAAGAATGTGGCAAATACTGGGAGAACAATTGTCTGCACTATTCATCAACCAAGTATTGATATATTTGAAGCATTTGATGAG TTAGTACTTCTGAAAGCTGGAGGTCACATGATATATTGTGGACCCTTAGGCCAGCACTCCTGCAAAGTGATAGAGTATTTTGAG GGAATCTCTGGAGTCCCAAGAATTAGAGATAACTACAATCCGGCCACGTGGATGTTAGAGGTCACTTCAACTTCTTCAGAAGCTGAACTTGGAATAGACTTTGCACAGATTTACAAGAATTCTGCTTTGCACGA GGAAAACAAAGAGCTCGTGAGAAAGCTTAGCTTGCCACTTTCGGGATCAAAAGATTTGCATTTCCCTACCACCTATTCCCAAAATGGCTGGGAACAATTCAAAGCTTGTCTCTGGAAGCAGCACTGGTCTTACTGGAGAAGCCCTTCCTACAACTTGATGCGCTCCTTGCATATGCTTTTTGCGTCTTTCCTTTTCGGTTTCCTTTTCTGGGGTCAAGGCAAGAAAAT ACATAATCAGCAGAGTCTGTTCACTCTGCTTGGTTCAATGTATAGCTCGACGCTTTTCTGTGGAATAAACAATTCTGCATCTGTCCTACCATATGTCAGCACAGAGCGAACCGTTCTATACAGAGAAAGATTTGCAGGGATGTACGCCTCGTGGGCTTATTCGGCAGCTCAG GTCATAATCGAGATTCCGTATCTGTTAGCTCAAGCAATAGCATTCACGGCAATCACATATCCAATGATCGGATACTATTGGTCAGCATACAAGATCTTCTGGTATTTCTACTCCATGTTCTGTTCACTTCTATACTTCACTTACCTCGGAATGCTGCTGATTTCGATAACTCCAAGCTTTCCAGTAGCTGCCATTTCACAGTCAGCCTTTTACACATTTCTAAACCTTTTTTCTGGATTCCTCATTCCTCGACCT CAAATTCCGAAGTGGTGGATATGGTTTTATTAtgtggttccaacttcttggaCTCTAAATGGGATGCTGAATTCACAGTTTGGAGATATAGGAAAGCAAATTGTTGTGTTTGGTGAAAATAAAAGAATAGAAGATTTTTTGAGAGATTATTTTGGATATCACCATGATATGTTGCCTCTTGTTGGTGTTCTTCTGATGTTGTACCCCATTGCCTTTGCTTCTCTGTTTGCTTTTTGTATCCAAAACTTAAACTTTCAAAGGAGATAA
- the LOC140865900 gene encoding probable glycerol-3-phosphate dehydrogenase [NAD(+)] 1, cytosolic, producing the protein MVLATEGGNGYSNGTIHSTNGSSEEKIDELRELFGKADGDPLRIVCIGAGAWGSVFAAMLQDGYGNFRDKVQIRIWRRPGRFVDRATAEHLFEVINSREDVLRRLIRRCAYLKYVEARLGDRTLNADEILKDGFCLNMIDTPLCPLKVVTNLQEAVWDADIVINGLPSTETREAFEEIGRFWKERISAPVIVSLAKGIEAEIEPEPRIVTPTQMINRATKVPMENILYLGGPNIASEIYNKEYANARICGAEKWRKPLARFLRQPHFIVWDNGDLVTHEVMGGLKNVYAIGAGMVAALTNESATSKSVYFALCTSEMIFITHLLTEEPEKLAGPLLADTYVTLLKGRNAWYGQKLAKKEISLDMGDNIKGKGTIQGVSAVKAFYELLSQSSLNVLHPSKTEHVAPVELCPILQTLYKILILREVSCEGILEALRDETMNDPRERIEMAQSHAVYRPSLLRK; encoded by the exons ATGGTACTTGCTACTGAAGGAGGTAATGGATATTCGAATGGAACAATTCATAGCACAAATGGTTCTTCGGAAGAAAAGATTGACGAACTTCGTGAATTGTTTGGGAAAGCAGATGGGGATCCATTAAGGATTGTGTGTATTGGTGCAGGGGCATGGGGTAGTGTATTTGCAGCGATGCTGCAAGATGGATATGGGAATTTTCGAGATAAGGTTCAGATTAGGATATGGAGAAGGCCTGGTAGGTTCGTTGATAGAGCCACGGCTGAGCATTTATTTGAGGTGATTAATTCGAGGGAAGATGTGTTGAGGAGGCTGATAAGGCGATGCGCATATTTGAAATATGTAGAAGCAAGATTAGGCGATCGAACACTTAATGCTGATGAGATTTTGAAAGATGGGTTTTGCTTGAATATGATTGATACCCCACTCTGTCCGTTGAAGGTTGTGACGAACTTGCAAGAGGCGGTATGGGATGCCGATATTGTTATTAATGGATTGCCCTCGACGGAAACTCGGGAAGCTTTTGAGGAGATTGGTAGGTTTTGGAAGGAACGAATTAGTGCTCCTGTTATTGTGTCTTTGGCAAAGGGAATAGAGGCTGAAATAGAGCCTGAACCGCGGATAGTCACTCCCACTCAGATGATCAATCGAGCTA CTAAGGTTCCTATGGAAAACATTCTTTACCTTGGAGGACCTAATATTGCATCTGAAATTTACAATAAGGAATATGCTAATGCCCGGATCTGTGGAGCTGAAAAGTGGAGGAAACCACTGGCAAGGTTTCTTAGGCAGCCACATTTTATTGTTTGGGATAATGGTGATCTTGTTACGCATGAGGTTATGGGTGGTTTGAAGAATGTATATGCAATTGGGGCTG GGATGGTTGCGGCACTAACTAACGAGAGTGCGACAAGCAAGTCGGTCTACTTCGCACTTTGTACTTCGGAAATGATCTTTATCACACATCTTTTGACGGAAGAACCAGAAAAGCTTGCAGGTCCTCTGTTGGCTGACACTTATGTGACACTGTTGAAAGGTCGTAATGCTTGGTACGGCCAAAAGTTGGCTAAAAAAGAAATAAGCCTCGACATGGGGGACAACATCAAAGGCAAGGGAACAATTCAG GGTGTTTCTGCTGTGAAAGCGTTCTACGAGCTGCTAAGTCAATCTTCTTTAAATGTTCTACATCCGAGCAAAACCGAGCACGTAGCTCCGGTGGAGCTATGCCCAATTTTGCAGACACTATATAAAATTCTGATTTTGAG AGAGGTGTCTTGTGAGGGGATTCTTGAAGCCTTAAGAGACGAAACGATGAATGATCCTCGAGAACGTATCGAAATGGCTCAGAGCCACGCTGTTTATCGGCCTTCTTTGCTTCGAAAATAG
- the LOC140865899 gene encoding pleiotropic drug resistance protein 3-like isoform X1, whose translation MAQLIGVNEIESFRNELSEIGRSFRASLRRHASSFRSLGSDWNFDLDDDAKLQWAEIDRLPTFERLKSSLFDEDDEDGDGIRGKRVVDVTKLGAQERHVFIGKLIKHIEHDNLELLHKIRKRMDKVGVKLPTIEVRYTNLSIEAECEVVYGKPLPTLWNSFKTMISDIVRLPGLQSQKAHINIINNVSGLIKPGRLTLLLGPPGCGKTTLLKSLSGNLDKSLKVTGEVSYNGYTFDEFVAQKTSAYISQYDLHIPEMTVRETLDFSSQCQGIGSRAEIMTELTRREKEAKIIPDPDIDTYMKAISLEGQKTNLQTDYILKILGLDICADTLFGDAMRRGISGGQKKRLTTGEMIVGPTKALFMDEISSGLDSSTTYQVISFLQQLAHITDATILVSLLQPAPETFDLFDDVILMGEGNIAYHGPRTDILEFFRTCGFHCPERKGVADFLQEVISRKDQEQYWHEAQKPYSYVSIDTFSRKYKESMQGKKLNVELSIPFDKSKSHKNAISFSAYSLPKWTLFRSCMSRELLLMKRNSFVYIFKVVQLVIIASVSMTVFLRTQMGIDLVHANNYLGALFYSLIVVLIDGMPELSMTVSRLAVFYKQRDLHFYPAWAYAVPATILKIPLSLLSALAWTSLIYYVIGYSPEPGRFFRHMMIICAVHMASISMFRFLASIFRTMVASTTAGSLAIVFVMLFSGFLIPRPSMPSWLKWAFWVSPLSYGEIGLSINEFLAPRWQKELSGNTTLGHQTLENRGLNFGGDYFWISIGALFGLTVLFNIGFILALSFLKSSGSRVIISSDKLSQLHGSKESKNKIRGEEKMRDHPPTTSTKLHKEKMVLPCEPLSISFQDVQYYIETPMAMKEHGNTQKKRQLLCDITGAFRPGILTALMGVSGAGKTTLLDVLSGRKTVGIVEGEIRIGGYPKVQRTFARISGYCEQSDIHSPQITVEESVVFSAWLRLQSHINPKTKYEFVKEVLETIELDGIKDALVGIPGVTGLSTEQRKRLTIAVELVANPSIIFMDEPTTGLDARSAAIVMRAVKNVANTGRTIVCTIHQPSIDIFEAFDELVLLKAGGHMIYCGPLGQHSCKVIEYFEGISGVPRIRDNYNPATWMLEVTSTSSEAELGIDFAQIYKNSALHEENKELVRKLSLPLSGSKDLHFPTTYSQNGWEQFKACLWKQHWSYWRSPSYNLMRSLHMLFASFLFGFLFWGQGKKIHNQQSLFTLLGSMYSSTLFCGINNSASVLPYVSTERTVLYRERFAGMYASWAYSAAQVIIEIPYLLAQAIAFTAITYPMIGYYWSAYKIFWYFYSMFCSLLYFTYLGMLLISITPSFPVAAISQSAFYTFLNLFSGFLIPRPQIPKWWIWFYYVVPTSWTLNGMLNSQFGDIGKQIVVFGENKRIEDFLRDYFGYHHDMLPLVGVLLMLYPIAFASLFAFCIQNLNFQRR comes from the exons ATGGCGCAGCTGATTGGAGTGAATGAGATTGAATCATTCAGGAATGAGCTCTCGGAGATTGGGAGAAGCTTCAGAGCATCCTTGCGTCGTCATGCATCGAGTTTTCGGAGCTTGGGTTCGGATTGGAACTTTGACTTGGACGATGATGCTAAGCTGCAGTGGGCTGAAATCGACAGGCTGCCGACTTTTGAGCGCTTGAAATCTTCTTTgttcgatgaagatgatgaagatggaGATGGGATCAGAGGGAAAAGAGTGGTTGATGTTACTAAGCTTGGTGCACAGGAAAGGCATGTGTTCATTGGGAAACTTATCAAACACATTGAGCATGATAACCTCGAATTGCTGCATAAAATTCGAAAAAGAATGGACAa AGTTGGTGTAAAACTGCCCACCATTGAGGTGAGGTACACGAATTTGAGTATAGAAGCTGAGTGTGAAGTTGTTTATGGAAAGCCCCTCCCTACTCTTTGGAATTCTTTTAAAACCATGATATCG GATATTGTCAGGCTTCCTGGTTTGCAGTCACAAAAGGCACATATAAACATCATTAACAATGTTAGTGGCTTGATTAAGCCCGGAAG ATTGACTCTATTACTTGGTCCTCCGGGGTGTGGGAAGACTACACTATTGAAGTCTTTATCAGGAAATTTGGACAAATCATTAAAG GTTACTGGTGAGGTCTCATACAATGGATACACATTTGATGAGTTTGTAGCCCAGAAAACCTCAGCTTATATAAGTCAATATGATTTGCATATCCCGGAAATGACCGTCAGGGAAACACTTGATTTTTCATCTCAATGTCAGGGTATTGGTAGCAGAGCAG AAATCATGACTGAGCTTACAAGAAGAGAGAAAGAAGCAAAAATCATACCAGATCCGGATATAGATACTTACATGAAG GCAATCTCTTTGGAAGGTCAAAAGACAAATCTTCAAACAGACTACATATTGAAA ATTCTTGGTCTCGATATCTGTGCTGATACATTATTTGGAGATGCCATGAGGAGAGGTATTTCTGGTGGTCAGAAGAAGAGACTGACAACAG GTGAGATGATTGTTGGGCCGACAAAAGCTTTATTCATGGATGAAATTTCGAGTGGTTTGGACAGCTCGACCACATATCAGGTCATCAGCTTCCTTCAACAACTGGCACACATCACAGATGCCACAATACTTGTTTCACTTCTCCAGCCAGCACCGGAAACCTTTGATCTCTTTGATGATGTTATCTTGATGGGAGAAGGGAATATCGCCTATCATGGACCCCGAACtgatattttggaattttttagGACTTGTGGGTTTCATTGTCCTGAAAGAAAAGGAGTGGCTGACTTTCTCCAGGAG GTTATATCAAGAAAAGATCAAGAACAATACTGGCACGAAGCTCAAAAACCTTACAGTTATGTTTCTATTGATACATTTTCAAGGAAATACAAGGAGTCTATGCAAGGAAAGAAGCTTAATGTAGAACTCTCCATTCCATTTGACAAGTCGAAGAGCCACAAGAATGCAATAAGTTTTAGTGCATATTCTTTGCCGAAATGGACTCTTTTTAGATCTTGTATGTCAAGAGAACTTCTTCTCATGAAAAGGAATTCGTTTGTTTACATATTCAAAGTTGTTCAG CTTGTCATCATAGCATCTGTATCGATGACTGTATTCTTGAGGACACAGATGGGCATTGATCTCGTCCACGCAAATAACTACTTGGGAGCACTATTTTATTCTCTGATAGTTGTTCTTATTGATGGAATGCCCGAGCTCTCGATGACCGTCTCAAGGCTTGCAGTTTTCTACAAACAGAGAGATTTACATTTTTACCCTGCTTGGGCATATGCAGTTCCAGCTACCATTCTCAAGATTCCTCTCTCGTTGCTGTCGGCTTTAGCCTGGACTTCTCTTATTTATTACGTCATTGGATATAGCCCAGAGCCTGGGAG GTTTTTTCGTCACATGATGATAATATGTGCTGTCCACATGGCCTCAATCTCTATGTTCCGGTTCTTGGCATCTATTTTTCGTACTATGGTCGCGTCTACAACAGCTGGTAGTTTGGCAATAGTGTTCGTGATGCTATTCAGTGGCTTTTTGATTCCAAGAC CATCCATGCCTTCTTGGTTAAAATGGGCATTTTGGGTTTCTCCATTATCCTACGGTGAAATAGGCCTTTCGATAAATGAATTTCTAGCACCAAGATGGCAAAAG GAGCTATCAGGAAATACCACATTGGGACATCAGACACTCGAAAACCGTGGGCTAAATTTCGGAGGAGATTATTTTTGGATATCAATAGGTGCCTTGTTTGGACTGACAGTGCTCTTCAACATTGGGTTCATATTGGCCTTAAGTTTCTTAAAAT CATCTGGTTCTCGTGTCATCATTTCAAGTGACAAACTCTCTCAACTACATGGAAGTAAAGAATCGAAGAACAAAATTCGAGGAGAAGAAAAAATGCGAGATCATCCTCCAACAACTAGTACGAAATTGCATAAAG AAAAAATGGTTTTACCTTGTGAACCCCTGAGTATATCTTTCCAAGACGTTCAATATTACATTGAAACACCAATG GCCATGAAGGAGCATGGTAACACTCAGAAAAAGCGCCAACTTTTATGTGATATAACTGGTGCATTTAGACCCGGTATTCTTACTGCTCTCATGGGCGTCAGTGGAGCGGGGAAAACAACCCTTCTTGATGTACTCTCTGGTAGGAAAACTGTTGGCATTGTGGAAGGAGAAATAAGAATTGGGGGGTATCCAAAAGTTCAAAGGACATTCGCAAGGATTTCAGGTTACTGTGAACAATCTGACATACATTCTCCTCAAATTACAGTGGAAGAATCAGTGGTATTTTCAGCTTGGCTACGCCTTCAATCCCATATCAATCCAAAGACAAAATAT GAATTCGTTAAAGAAGTTCTTGAAACCATTGAGCTTGATGGAATAAAAGATGCATTAGTGGGTATTCCTGGTGTTACCGGTTTGTCAACTGAGCAAAGGAAGCGGTTGACAATAGCTGTGGAACTTGTAGCGAACCCCTCAATAATCTTCATGGACGAGCCAACAACTGGACTAGATGCCAGGTCAGCAGCAATCGTTATGCGGGCAGTAAAGAATGTGGCAAATACTGGGAGAACAATTGTCTGCACTATTCATCAACCAAGTATTGATATATTTGAAGCATTTGATGAG TTAGTACTTCTGAAAGCTGGAGGTCACATGATATATTGTGGACCCTTAGGCCAGCACTCCTGCAAAGTGATAGAGTATTTTGAG GGAATCTCTGGAGTCCCAAGAATTAGAGATAACTACAATCCGGCCACGTGGATGTTAGAGGTCACTTCAACTTCTTCAGAAGCTGAACTTGGAATAGACTTTGCACAGATTTACAAGAATTCTGCTTTGCACGA GGAAAACAAAGAGCTCGTGAGAAAGCTTAGCTTGCCACTTTCGGGATCAAAAGATTTGCATTTCCCTACCACCTATTCCCAAAATGGCTGGGAACAATTCAAAGCTTGTCTCTGGAAGCAGCACTGGTCTTACTGGAGAAGCCCTTCCTACAACTTGATGCGCTCCTTGCATATGCTTTTTGCGTCTTTCCTTTTCGGTTTCCTTTTCTGGGGTCAAGGCAAGAAAAT ACATAATCAGCAGAGTCTGTTCACTCTGCTTGGTTCAATGTATAGCTCGACGCTTTTCTGTGGAATAAACAATTCTGCATCTGTCCTACCATATGTCAGCACAGAGCGAACCGTTCTATACAGAGAAAGATTTGCAGGGATGTACGCCTCGTGGGCTTATTCGGCAGCTCAG GTCATAATCGAGATTCCGTATCTGTTAGCTCAAGCAATAGCATTCACGGCAATCACATATCCAATGATCGGATACTATTGGTCAGCATACAAGATCTTCTGGTATTTCTACTCCATGTTCTGTTCACTTCTATACTTCACTTACCTCGGAATGCTGCTGATTTCGATAACTCCAAGCTTTCCAGTAGCTGCCATTTCACAGTCAGCCTTTTACACATTTCTAAACCTTTTTTCTGGATTCCTCATTCCTCGACCT CAAATTCCGAAGTGGTGGATATGGTTTTATTAtgtggttccaacttcttggaCTCTAAATGGGATGCTGAATTCACAGTTTGGAGATATAGGAAAGCAAATTGTTGTGTTTGGTGAAAATAAAAGAATAGAAGATTTTTTGAGAGATTATTTTGGATATCACCATGATATGTTGCCTCTTGTTGGTGTTCTTCTGATGTTGTACCCCATTGCCTTTGCTTCTCTGTTTGCTTTTTGTATCCAAAACTTAAACTTTCAAAGGAGATAA